From one Larimichthys crocea isolate SSNF chromosome XVIII, L_crocea_2.0, whole genome shotgun sequence genomic stretch:
- the LOC104933424 gene encoding TSC22 domain family protein 1 isoform X2, giving the protein MHHPDPAGDSGSVRKMAHPAVFHRRGSNTGSGGGSAVSTPVANPVVNNSHVPADDYQPPSLLIQCQPPAGSSSPGLHHIPPHSLNLHPQPQPAQSAGTQIKKKSGFQITSVTPAQVSVSTNNSIAEDTESYDDLDESHTEDLSSSEILDVSLSRANDNVGAERSSSEETLNNFHEAETPGAVSPNQPSHPHTLNQVAQQQHGGAMVNGTVHHHHQHPHHPNHAQVYPLSSGPGSTLASGALPSVTQKMPSNVGVPQENVSQAAPPSIVAQPVGVMAPGSVPGMHSSTTGTTVSIVNPQTSSVSNVNMLSSANVPVRGGISTIASSSSGGFPLNVISSTGGSGVGGGAVAAAAGGKLITTTNVGMIQQHQNIISNITMTTSATATAAVAAAVSASGGIGLSTGIQGRVAAAGLQAMSVPVTAVATAPVPSTLAQPAPAPAPAPAPAVATTSSRFRVVKLDSSSEPFKKGRWTCTEFYDKETPASAPSSSASDTGSLSMRQFVSESFAGASERESTSGSSVSSTMSTLSHYTESVCSGETGGPPVPQHAQDYASPPQGYQGILPSGLSMGVSQTQPHMHPQDINNSHVKTTVAPSAPTNIHQTTIGHPTSAVHQQQLTYAQAVANQSTASTQGLVGVQQQKMGYATLPQQQSATPQAAQAQVRPPEYTQQHQSIPQGAAASQPLSNQAASAPSGPANGVCQMMGALQQPQALLHTQSSTLQAATSTMPSHVGVPGHGQQPQSHPGHLDCQQQKPQSLPTQIQTPGLGTQLPSTVHQSQVSAPSVPPPNTQSDPQAQPKAHNTGNSGRMPPQGVPQSQPSCVTQDPSSAQALAHAAQASALYASLPTFTTTQLQDAQRLLLQHQSALLGLPKLSGGEAGSGSSAGLGQEAEGNAATASALTASAGLKTVDGEEDGTKPFPAQHSSTIHESGEL; this is encoded by the exons ATGCATCATCCGGACCCTGCAGGAGACTCTGGCAGTGTTAGAAAGATGGCGCACCCGGCTGTCTTTCACAGAAGGGGTAGCAACACAGGCAGCGGGGGCGGCTCCGCGGTGTCAACACCGGTGGCAAACCCGGTGGTCAATAACAGCCACGTCCCAGCCGACGATTATCAGCCGCCTTCACTGTTGATTCAGTGCCAACCTCCTGCTGGTTCATCCTCCCCGGGTCTCCATCATATCCCACCCCACAGCTTGAATCTGCACCCCCAGCCCCAGCCTGCACAGTCGGCTGGCACTCAGATAAAAAAGAAGAGCGGTTTCCAGATCACCAGTGTGACGCCGGCGCAGGTATCTGTGAGTACCAACAACAGTATTGCAGAGGACACGGAGAGCTACGACGACCTGGATGAGTCCCACACGGAGGATCTGTCATCTTCTGAAATCCTGGATGTCTCCCTCTCCCGAGCTAACGACAACGTGGGAGCGGAGAGGAGCTCCTCAGAGGAGACGCTGAATAATTTCCACGAGGCAGAGACCCCTGGAGCTGTCTCCCCCAACCAGCCGTCGCACCCTCACACCCTAAACCAGGTGGCTCAACAGCAGCACGGTGGAGCCATGGTGAACGGGACTGTGCACCATCACCATCAACACCCTCATCACCCTAACCATGCCCAGGTCTATCCTCTTTCCTCTGGGCCTGGGAGCACCCTCGCTTCTGGAGCTTTACCTTCTGTCACCCAGAAAATGCCTTCTAACGTGGGGGTCCCTCAAGAGAACGTTTCCCAGGCCGCCCCTCCAAGTATTGTCGCTCAGCCTGTGGGGGTTATGGCCCCGGGATCTGTCCCTGGAATGCACAGCTCCACTACGGGCACTACAGTTAGCATAGTTAATCCCCAGACCAGCAGTGTTAGTAATGTGAATATGTTGAGCTCTGCCAACGTGCCTGTGAGAGGGGGGATCAGCACGATAGCTAGCAGTAGCAGTGGTGGCTTTCCTCTCAATGTGATAAGCAGCACTGGGGGGAGCGGAGTTGGAGGTGGtgctgttgcagcagcagccggGGGTAAACTTATAACGACCACTAATGTCGGCATGATCCAACAACACCAAAACATCATCTCCAACATCACTATGACGACTTCggctactgctactgctgctgtcgctgctgctgtcagtgccTCTGGAGGGATTGGACTCTCCACTGGGATCCAGGGAAGGGTTGCAGCTGCTGGGCTGCAGGCCATGAGTGTCCCCGTCACAGCTGTGGCCACAGCACCTGTACCATCCACTCTGGCCCAGCCTGCCCCGgctcctgctccagctcctgctcctgcagTGGCGACCACCAGTTCTCGCTTCAGGGTGGTGAAGCTGGATTCTAGCTCTGAGCCCTTTAAGAAGGGCAGATGGACATGCACTGAATTTTATGACAAGGAGACCCCAGCGTCTGCTCCCAGCTCTTCTGCATCTGATACTGGGTCTCTCAGCATGCGTCAGTTTGTCTCTGAGAGTTTCGCTGGGGCCTCGGAGAGGGAAAGCACAAGTGGTAGTTCTGTGAGTAGCACTATGAGTACACTGAGCCATTATACTGAGAGTGTGTGCAGCGGAGAGACTGGGGGACCCCCAGTACCCCAGCATGCCCAGGATTACGCCTCCCCTCCTCAGGGCTATCAAGGAATCCTCCCCAGTGGCTTAAGCATGGGAGTGTCCCAAACCCAACCTCACATGCACCCCCAGGATATCAATAATTCACACGTGAAGACTACTGTGGCCCCCTCAGCTCCCACAAACATCCACCAGACCACCATTGGACACCCTACGTCTGCTGtacaccagcagcagctcacctaTGCCCAGGCAGTTGCTAACCAATCCACAGCCTCGACACAGGGCCTAGTGGGTGTTCAGCAACAGAAGATGGGCTATGCCACCCTGCCACAGCAGCAATCCGCCACCCCGCAAGCAGCCCAAGCACAGGTGAGGCCACCTGAATACACCCAGCAGCACCAAAGTATTCCCCAGGGTGCTGCTGCCTCTCAACCTCTGTCCAACCAAGCTGCTTCAGCTCCCTCTGGGCCAGCTAATGGAGTGTGTCAGATGATGGGCGCCCTGCAACAGCCACAGGCGCTCCTTCACACACAGTCCTCCACCCTTCAGGCCGCCACCTCCACTATGCCCTCTCATGTTGGAGTACCAGGTCATGGCCAGCAGCCTCAGAGCCACCCCGGCCATCTGGATTGCCAGCAGCAGAAGCCACAGTCACTCCCCACACAAATCCAAACTCCCGGTTTGGGCACCCAGCTGCCCTCAACAGTCCATCAGAGCCAAGTGTCTGCACCAAGTGTGCCTCCACCCAACACCCAGAGCGACCCCCAGGCCCAGCCCAAAGCCCACAACACTGGGAACAGTGGTAGGATGCCCCCGCAGGGTGTTCCTCAGAGCCAGCCATCTTGTGTCACCCAGGATCCCAGCAGTGCCCAGGCCTTGGCTCACGCCGCCCAGGCCAGTGCCCTCTACGCTAGTCTGCCCACCTTCACCACCACTCAGCTGCAGGATGCCCAGCGGCTTCTTCTCCAGCACCAGTCGGCTTTGCTGGGGCTGCCCAAGCTTTCCGGAGGGGAGGCTGGGTCTGGATCCAGTGCTGGCCTGGGTCAAGAAGCCGAGGGCAACGCCGCTACCGCCAGTGCCTTAACTGCATCAGCCGGTCTCAAGACTGttgatggagaggaggatgg TACCAAACCATTTCCTGCTCAACATTCCTCAACGATTCATGAGAGTGGAGAGCTGTAA
- the LOC104933424 gene encoding TSC22 domain family protein 1 isoform X3 has translation MHHPDPAGDSGSVRKMAHPAVFHRRGSNTGSGGGSAVSTPVANPVVNNSHVPADDYQPPSLLIQCQPPAGSSSPGLHHIPPHSLNLHPQPQPAQSAGTQIKKKSGFQITSVTPAQVSVSTNNSIAEDTESYDDLDESHTEDLSSSEILDVSLSRANDNVGAERSSSEETLNNFHEAETPGAVSPNQPSHPHTLNQVAQQQHGGAMVNGTVHHHHQHPHHPNHAQVYPLSSGPGSTLASGALPSVTQKMPSNVGVPQENVSQAAPPSIVAQPVGVMAPGSVPGMHSSTTGTTVSIVNPQTSSVSNVNMLSSANVPVRGGISTIASSSSGGFPLNVISSTGGSGVGGGAVAAAAGGKLITTTNVGMIQQHQNIISNITMTTSATATAAVAAAVSASGGIGLSTGIQGRVAAAGLQAMSVPVTAVATAPVPSTLAQPAPAPAPAPAPAVATTSSRFRVVKLDSSSEPFKKGRWTCTEFYDKETPASAPSSSASDTGSLSMRQFVSESFAGASERESTSGSSVSSTMSTLSHYTESVCSGETGGPPVPQHAQDYASPPQGYQGILPSGLSMGVSQTQPHMHPQDINNSHVKTTVAPSAPTNIHQTTIGHPTSAVHQQQLTYAQAVANQSTASTQGLVGVQQQKMGYATLPQQQSATPQAAQAQVRPPEYTQQHQSIPQGAAASQPLSNQAASAPSGPANGVCQMMGALQQPQALLHTQSSTLQAATSTMPSHVGVPGHGQQPQSHPGHLDCQQQKPQSLPTQIQTPGLGTQLPSTVHQSQVSAPSVPPPNTQSDPQAQPKAHNTGNSGRMPPQGVPQSQPSCVTQDPSSAQALAHAAQASALYASLPTFTTTQLQDAQRLLLQHQSALLGLPKLSGGEAGSGSSAGLGQEAEGNAATASALTASAGLKTVDGEEDG, from the exons ATGCATCATCCGGACCCTGCAGGAGACTCTGGCAGTGTTAGAAAGATGGCGCACCCGGCTGTCTTTCACAGAAGGGGTAGCAACACAGGCAGCGGGGGCGGCTCCGCGGTGTCAACACCGGTGGCAAACCCGGTGGTCAATAACAGCCACGTCCCAGCCGACGATTATCAGCCGCCTTCACTGTTGATTCAGTGCCAACCTCCTGCTGGTTCATCCTCCCCGGGTCTCCATCATATCCCACCCCACAGCTTGAATCTGCACCCCCAGCCCCAGCCTGCACAGTCGGCTGGCACTCAGATAAAAAAGAAGAGCGGTTTCCAGATCACCAGTGTGACGCCGGCGCAGGTATCTGTGAGTACCAACAACAGTATTGCAGAGGACACGGAGAGCTACGACGACCTGGATGAGTCCCACACGGAGGATCTGTCATCTTCTGAAATCCTGGATGTCTCCCTCTCCCGAGCTAACGACAACGTGGGAGCGGAGAGGAGCTCCTCAGAGGAGACGCTGAATAATTTCCACGAGGCAGAGACCCCTGGAGCTGTCTCCCCCAACCAGCCGTCGCACCCTCACACCCTAAACCAGGTGGCTCAACAGCAGCACGGTGGAGCCATGGTGAACGGGACTGTGCACCATCACCATCAACACCCTCATCACCCTAACCATGCCCAGGTCTATCCTCTTTCCTCTGGGCCTGGGAGCACCCTCGCTTCTGGAGCTTTACCTTCTGTCACCCAGAAAATGCCTTCTAACGTGGGGGTCCCTCAAGAGAACGTTTCCCAGGCCGCCCCTCCAAGTATTGTCGCTCAGCCTGTGGGGGTTATGGCCCCGGGATCTGTCCCTGGAATGCACAGCTCCACTACGGGCACTACAGTTAGCATAGTTAATCCCCAGACCAGCAGTGTTAGTAATGTGAATATGTTGAGCTCTGCCAACGTGCCTGTGAGAGGGGGGATCAGCACGATAGCTAGCAGTAGCAGTGGTGGCTTTCCTCTCAATGTGATAAGCAGCACTGGGGGGAGCGGAGTTGGAGGTGGtgctgttgcagcagcagccggGGGTAAACTTATAACGACCACTAATGTCGGCATGATCCAACAACACCAAAACATCATCTCCAACATCACTATGACGACTTCggctactgctactgctgctgtcgctgctgctgtcagtgccTCTGGAGGGATTGGACTCTCCACTGGGATCCAGGGAAGGGTTGCAGCTGCTGGGCTGCAGGCCATGAGTGTCCCCGTCACAGCTGTGGCCACAGCACCTGTACCATCCACTCTGGCCCAGCCTGCCCCGgctcctgctccagctcctgctcctgcagTGGCGACCACCAGTTCTCGCTTCAGGGTGGTGAAGCTGGATTCTAGCTCTGAGCCCTTTAAGAAGGGCAGATGGACATGCACTGAATTTTATGACAAGGAGACCCCAGCGTCTGCTCCCAGCTCTTCTGCATCTGATACTGGGTCTCTCAGCATGCGTCAGTTTGTCTCTGAGAGTTTCGCTGGGGCCTCGGAGAGGGAAAGCACAAGTGGTAGTTCTGTGAGTAGCACTATGAGTACACTGAGCCATTATACTGAGAGTGTGTGCAGCGGAGAGACTGGGGGACCCCCAGTACCCCAGCATGCCCAGGATTACGCCTCCCCTCCTCAGGGCTATCAAGGAATCCTCCCCAGTGGCTTAAGCATGGGAGTGTCCCAAACCCAACCTCACATGCACCCCCAGGATATCAATAATTCACACGTGAAGACTACTGTGGCCCCCTCAGCTCCCACAAACATCCACCAGACCACCATTGGACACCCTACGTCTGCTGtacaccagcagcagctcacctaTGCCCAGGCAGTTGCTAACCAATCCACAGCCTCGACACAGGGCCTAGTGGGTGTTCAGCAACAGAAGATGGGCTATGCCACCCTGCCACAGCAGCAATCCGCCACCCCGCAAGCAGCCCAAGCACAGGTGAGGCCACCTGAATACACCCAGCAGCACCAAAGTATTCCCCAGGGTGCTGCTGCCTCTCAACCTCTGTCCAACCAAGCTGCTTCAGCTCCCTCTGGGCCAGCTAATGGAGTGTGTCAGATGATGGGCGCCCTGCAACAGCCACAGGCGCTCCTTCACACACAGTCCTCCACCCTTCAGGCCGCCACCTCCACTATGCCCTCTCATGTTGGAGTACCAGGTCATGGCCAGCAGCCTCAGAGCCACCCCGGCCATCTGGATTGCCAGCAGCAGAAGCCACAGTCACTCCCCACACAAATCCAAACTCCCGGTTTGGGCACCCAGCTGCCCTCAACAGTCCATCAGAGCCAAGTGTCTGCACCAAGTGTGCCTCCACCCAACACCCAGAGCGACCCCCAGGCCCAGCCCAAAGCCCACAACACTGGGAACAGTGGTAGGATGCCCCCGCAGGGTGTTCCTCAGAGCCAGCCATCTTGTGTCACCCAGGATCCCAGCAGTGCCCAGGCCTTGGCTCACGCCGCCCAGGCCAGTGCCCTCTACGCTAGTCTGCCCACCTTCACCACCACTCAGCTGCAGGATGCCCAGCGGCTTCTTCTCCAGCACCAGTCGGCTTTGCTGGGGCTGCCCAAGCTTTCCGGAGGGGAGGCTGGGTCTGGATCCAGTGCTGGCCTGGGTCAAGAAGCCGAGGGCAACGCCGCTACCGCCAGTGCCTTAACTGCATCAGCCGGTCTCAAGACTGttgatggagaggaggatgg GTAA